The following proteins come from a genomic window of Malus domestica chromosome 02, GDT2T_hap1:
- the LOC103406708 gene encoding protein S-acyltransferase 24 — MSSEIEVVEDEVQTGDPGSVSANSTNNNGDANRIGEESLRNDVYTAAAYGDLEKLQRLVECEGCSVSETDGLGYYALQWAALNNRTAAAQYIIEHGGDVNATDHTGQTALHWSAVRGAIQVAELLLQEGARVNAVDMYGYQTTHVAAQYGQTAFLYHIVSKWNADPDVPDNDGRSPLHWAAYKGFADCIRLLLFLDAYKGRQDKEGCTPLHWAAIRGNLEACTVLVQAGKKDDLMVTDNTGLTPAQLAADKNHRQVAFFLGNARRLLDKRCDGNSRLGRISKLGLAPLLWCIIFVLLVTYTHSVIMAPSLPKLTAGSVFVAWLGVFLATSGLVMFYRCSSKDPGYIRMNVHDSQNMKDDEPLLKIEINNPALLAGNWSQLCATCKIVRPLRAKHCPTCDRCVEQFDHHCPWVSNCIGKKNKWDFFAFLVLEVLAMVFTGGVTLMRVSSDPLCPSSFGAWINFVATRHVGALSFFIMDFFLFFGVVVLTVVQASQISRNITTNEMANMMRYNYLRGPGGRFRNPFDHGIRKNCSDFLIKGYNEDVEHIEEPAHDEEGIGMRDINSSNLQKGDAYSHRTNGNSHAAIDVNSNSTPHHGHVHSAHCSHSNNHGKSKTENIPVGLGLGLGRNSARSVVAS, encoded by the exons ATGTCGTCGGAGATCGAGGTCGTCGAGGATGAGGTCCAAACCGGTGATCCTGGATCCGTCTCTGCCAATTCAACGAACAACAATGGCGACGCTAATCGGATTGGGGAAGAGAGTCTGCGAAACGATGTGTATACGGCGGCTGCGTATGGGGATTTGGAGAAGCTTCAGAGATTGGTGGAGTGTGAGGGTTGCTCTGTTTCCGAGACCGATGGTCTCGGCTACTATGCCCTCCAGTGGGCCGCTCTCAACAACCGCACTGCCGCCGCCCAGTATATTATTGAG CATGGAGGAGATGTGAATGCCACAGATCATACGGGGCAAACAGCATTACACTGGAGTGCGGTGCGTGGTGCAATCCAGGTTGCGGAGCTATTACTCCAAGAGGGTGCTCGGGTGAATGCTGTCGATATGTATGGCTATCAG ACTACACATGTTGCGGCTCAATATGGTCAGACAGCTTTCCTGTACCATATTGTTTCAAAATGGAATGCTGACCCTGATGTGCCTGATAATGACGGGAGAAGCCCTTTACACTG GGCTGCTTATAAAGGTTTTGCTGATTGTATACGTCTTCTTTTATTTCTGGATGCATATAAAGGACGCCAAGATAAGGAGG GTTGCACTCCTTTGCATTGGGCTGCTATCAGGGGTAACTTGGAGGCATGTACAGTGTTGGTACAGGCTGGAAAGAAGGACGACTTAATGGTTACAGACAACACTGGCCTTACACCAGCACAACTTGCCGCTGATAAGAATCACAGACAAGTTGCCTTTTTCCTT GGGAATGCTAGAAGACTGCTTGACAAACGCTGTGATGGGAACAGTCGTCTTGGAAGAATTTCAAAACTAGGACTTGCGCCACTACTTTGGTGTATAATCTTTGTGCTCCTGGTGACCTATACTCATTCTGTCATTATGG CACCAAGTCTGCCAAAATTAACAGCTGGATCAGTTTTTGTTGCATGGCTAGGAGTTTTCCTAGCAACATCCGGGCTTGTTATGTTCTATAGATGCAGCAG CAAGGATCCAGGTTACATCCGAATGAATGTCCATGattcacaaaatatgaaagATGAT GAGCCTCTTTTGAAGATTGAGATAAATAATCCTGCCTTGCTAGCTGGTAATTGGTCTCAGCTCTGTGCAACGTGCAAG ATTGTCAGGCCTCTTCGTGCAAAGCACTGTCCAACTTGTGATCGTTGTGTTGAACAATTTGACCACCATTGCCCCTGGGTATCCAATTGCATTGGCAAG aaaaacaagtgggaTTTCTTTGCTTTCCTTGTTCTGGAAGTTTTGGCGATGGTGTTTACTGGAGGGGTTACTCTTATGA GAGTTTCGAGCGATCCATTGTGTCCATCTTCTTTTGGAGCATGGATCAATTTTGTTGCTACTAGACATGTGGGTgctctttcattttttataatggatttcttcctcttctttggcGTGGTGGTTTTGACCGTTGTCCAAGCTTCTCAg ATATCACGGAACATTACAACTAACGAAATGGCAAACATGATGCGCTATAACTACCTTCGAGGCCCAGGTGGTAGGTTCAGAAATCCATTCGATCATGGGATAAGGAAGAATTGTTCGGATTTCTTGATCAAGGGTTACAACGAAGATGTGGAACACATTGAAGAACCGGCTCATGATGAGGAGGGAATTGGGATGAGGGATATAAATTCTTCAAACTTGCAGAAAGGGGACGCCTATTCTCACCGCACAAACGGCAACAGTCACGCTGCAATCGATGTAAATTCTAATTCAACACCACATCACGGTCACGTTCATTCTGCCCATTGCAGCCATAGTAACAACCACGGGAAATCGAAAACTGAAAACATTCCGGTAGGATTGGGTCTTGGCCTGGGACGGAACAGTGCCCGGTCTGTTGTAGCTTCATGA